In one Rattus rattus isolate New Zealand chromosome 16, Rrattus_CSIRO_v1, whole genome shotgun sequence genomic region, the following are encoded:
- the LOC116885609 gene encoding transmembrane protein 132D → MKGKVNVVVTVTYQHLSSPLEMTVWVPRLPLQIEVSDMELNQIKGWRVPVVSNKRPARDSEEEEDDEKRGRGCTLQYQHAMVRVLTQFVAEAPDPGGHLAHLLGSDWQVDITELITDFMQVEEPRIAKLQGGQILTGQELGMTTIQILSPLSDAILAEKTITVLDEKVTITDLGVQLVTGLSLSLQLSPGSNRAIFATAVAQELLQRPKQEAAISCWVQFSDGSVTPLDIYDEKDFSLMATSLDEKVVSILQDPKFKWPIIAAENEGQGALVKVEMLISESCQKSKRKSVLAVGTASIKVKFGQNDANPNGSESGHLGAGLHVENINDRRSKKPFQEWGSPEGAYYSSSSMGLMEGWGSTTKRPTFPKKEGQENLLDDIILSQTMATDLTSFPDQVDLPGSNMGTEEHDPDQAAKGLSDLEIGMYALLGVFCLAILVFLINCVTFALKYRHKQVPFEEQEGLSHSHDWVGLSNRTELLGNHLNFASSQEEQITAIDRGLDFEESKLLLSSNSQNSINGQLFRSTGAMLTDDKEQKSEPPTSPTSKRKRVTFSTFSAISSDDGCPSGNTMVLSNEDDIKWVCQALDPGECPEPHSCMERLHEHV, encoded by the exons ATGAAGGGCAAGGTGAATGTGGTTGTCACCGTCACCTACCAGCACCTGAGCAGCCCCCTGGAGATGACAGTGTGGGTGCCACGGCTACCCCTGCAGATCGAGGTCTCAGACATGGAGCTAAACCAGATCAAGGGCTGGCGGGTCCCCGTTGTCTCCAACAAAAG GCCAGCTCGggacagtgaggaggaagaggatgatgagAAGAGGGGCCGAGGCTGCACCCTTCAGTACCAACACGCCATGGTGCGAGTCTTGACCCAATTCGTGGCTGAGGCGCCTGATCCCGGGGGACACCTGGCCCACCTGCTGGGCTCTGACTGGCAGGTGGACATCACGGAGCTGATCACTGACTTCATGCAGGTGGAGGAGCCCAGGATCGCTAAGCTGCAAGGAGGGCAGATCCTGACTGGCCAGGAGCTGGGCATGACCACTATCCAG ATCCTGTCCCCTCTGTCGGATGCCATCCTTGCTGAGAAGACCATCACCGTGCTGGATGAGAAGGTGACCATCACAGACCTCGGGGTCCAGCTGGTAACGGGACTGTCACTATCCCTGCAGCTCAGCCCTGGGAGCAACAGAGCCATTTTTGCCACTGCGGTGGCTCAGGAACTTCTGCAGAGGCCCAAACAG GAAGCGGCCATCAGTTGTTGGGTACAGTTCAGCGATGGCTCTGTCACACCCTTGGACATTTATGATGAGAAGGACTTCTCCCTGATGGCTACGTCCTTGGACGAGAAGGTTGTCTCCATCCTCCAGGACCCCAAATTCAAGTGGCCTATCATTGCTGCGGAAAACGAAGGACAGGGGGCCCTGGTGAAGGTCGAGATGCTGATCAGCGAGTCTTGTCAGAAGTCAAAGCGGAAGAGCGTGTTGGCTGTGGGAACAGCCAGCATCAAGGTTAAATTTGGACAGAACGATGCGAACCCCAATGGCAGTGAGAGCGGACATCTTGGGGCTGGGCTTCATGTGGAGAATATCAATGACAGGAGATCCAAAAAGCCTTTTCAGGAATGGGGGAGCCCCGAGGGAGCATACTACAGCAGCTCATCCATGGGACTCATGGAAGGATGGGGCAGTACAACTAAGAGGCCAACCTTCCCGAAGAAGGAAGGCCAGGAAAACCTGTTAGATGACATCATCCTCTCGCAGACCATGGCCACAGATCTCACCAGCTTCCCAGACCAGGTGGACCTCCCTGGGAGcaacatgggcactgaggaacaTGACCCTGATCAAGCAGCCAAGGGGCTGAGTGACCTCGAAATTGGCATGTATGCTCTGCTGGGTGTCTTCTGCCTGGCTATCTTGGTGTTCTTAATTAACTGTGTGACCTTTGCCCTGAAGTACAGGCACAAACAGGTTCCCTTTGAGGAGCAAGAAGGTCTGAGTCACTCTCACGACTGGGTTGGGCTGAGCAACCGGACAGAGCTCTTGGGGAACCATCTGAACTTCGCCTCCTCCCAGGAGGAGCAGATCACTGCCATTGACAGGGGTCTGGACTTTGAGGAGAGCAAACTCCTTCTCAGCTCAAACTCTCAGAACAGCATCAACGGACAGCTGTTCAGGTCCACAGGAGCCATGCTCACAGATGACAAAGAACAGAAGAGCGAACCCCCTACGTCCCCTACCTCCAAAAGGAAAAGAGTGACATTTTCCACCTTCTCCGCCATCTCCTCAGACGACGGGTGTCCTTCTGGGAACACCATGGTGTTGAGTAACGAGGATGATATTAAGTGGGTCTGCCAGGCCCTGGATCCTGGCGAGTGCCCAGAACCTCACAGTTGCATGGAGCGGCTACATGAGCACGTGTAA